One region of Miscanthus floridulus cultivar M001 chromosome 19, ASM1932011v1, whole genome shotgun sequence genomic DNA includes:
- the LOC136529090 gene encoding tuliposide A-converting enzyme b3, amyloplastic-like, giving the protein MDPSSDIILDTRFFRIYSDRRIDRLMGTETVPAGFDPATGVTSKDVVIDSDAGLYVRLYLPDMATGTGSPPNDNNKKLPVLVYFHGGGFVTQSAASPVYQRFLTALAAKAGLLIVSVNYRLAPEHPLPAGYEDSFRALEWAASAGSAGDPDPWLSRHGDLRRIFLAGDSAGGNIVHNVSMMAVAASSSEARARIEGAVLLHAGFGGREPVDGEAPASMATMEKLWAVVCLEATDGVDDPRVNPLAAAAPSLRDLPCERVLVCAAELDSLLPRDRAYYEAIKASGWGGTVEWFESEGQDHVFFLFKPVCDEAVALMDRLAAFFAGK; this is encoded by the coding sequence ATGGATCCGAGCTCCGACATCATCCTCGACACTCGGTTCTTCCGCATCTACAGCGACCGGCGCATCGACCGCTTGATGGGCACCGAGACCGTGCCGGCCGGCTTTGATCCGGCCACCGGCGTCACCTCCAAAGACGTCGTTATAGACAGCGACGCCGGCCTCTACGTCCGCCTCTACCTCCCGGACATGGCAACCGGTACCGGGTCACCGCCCAACGACAACAACAAGAAGCTCCCGGTGCTAGTCTACTTCCACGGCGGCGGCTTCGTCACCCAGTCGGCAGCGTCCCCGGTCTACCAGCGCTTCCTCACCGCCCTGGCCGCGAAGGCCGGCCTGCTCATCGTCTCCGTGAACTACCGCCTCGCGCCAGAGCACCCGCTGCCGGCAGGCTACGAGGACTCCTTCCGCGCGCTCGAGTGGGCGGCCTCTGCTGGCAGCGCCGGGGACCCGGACCCTTGGCTGTCACGCCACGGCGACCTGCGCCGCATCTTCCTGGCCGGCGACAGCGCCGGCGGGAACATTGTCCACAACGTCTCTATGATGGCGGTCGCCGCGTCGTCGTCGGAGGCGCGAGCGCGGATCGAGGGCGCGGTCCTCCTGCACGCCGGGTTCGGGGGCAGGGAGCCCGTCGACGGCGAGGCGCCGGCGTCtatggcgacgatggagaagctgTGGGCGGTCGTGTGCCTCGAGGCGACGGACGGCGTGGACGACCCGCGGGTCAATCCCCTGGCCGCCGCGGCGCCGAGCCTGCGGGACCTGCCGTGCGAGAGGGTGCTCGTGTGCGCGGCGGAGCTGGACTCCCTGCTGCCGAGGGACAGGGCATACTACGAGGCCATCAAGGCAAGCGGGTGGGGCGGCACGGTGGAGTGGTTCGAGTCCGAGGGCCAGGACcacgtcttcttcctcttcaagccCGTCTGCGATGAGGCCGTGGCGCTCATGGATCGACTGGCTGCGTTCTTTGCTGGGAAATGA